The genomic region GCTTCGCGGGCGAACTGGGGGACTACACCCCGCCCAGCCCATCAGTTGCAGCCGAGGAATACCGCGCGGGCGGCATGGACGGTCCAATCGATATCGATATGGGTATGGAGAAAATGACCACCAGCTATGTCCTGCGGAATTATTCCGCTGACGTGCTGGCGCTTTGGGGCATCGTCCCCGGCAAGCTGATCCAGGTGACCGCACGCGGCGCGCTGGAAAGCGAGGACGGCACGGTCACGCCGGTTGTTCACAATATGCGCGGCAAGATCCTGCAGCCGGATCGCGGCACCTGGTCACCGGGGCAGTCCGCCTCGATCACCATCAACATGACGCTTGAGGCTTTCAAGGAAACCATCGGCGGCGTCAGCGTGACAGAAATCGACGTTATCAACATGGTTCGCATCGTCGGCGGGGTGGATCGCCTGGCTGAACAGCGCGCGGCACTCGGCATCTAAGGATACATTATGAACGAACTACCAGAATTCCTCGCGGAGGGCGAAGACGGCTCTTTGATCGTCACCCTGGCGCGCGGCATCGATGTCGATGGTGCAAAGCGCACATCGCTGACCCTACGTGAGCCCGCTGTCTCGGACATGTTGGCGGCCGACAAAGCT from Parasedimentitalea psychrophila harbors:
- a CDS encoding phage major tail tube protein; its protein translation is MAIRNILKNFNLFIDGRGFAGELGDYTPPSPSVAAEEYRAGGMDGPIDIDMGMEKMTTSYVLRNYSADVLALWGIVPGKLIQVTARGALESEDGTVTPVVHNMRGKILQPDRGTWSPGQSASITINMTLEAFKETIGGVSVTEIDVINMVRIVGGVDRLAEQRAALGI
- a CDS encoding phage tail assembly protein, whose amino-acid sequence is MNELPEFLAEGEDGSLIVTLARGIDVDGAKRTSLTLREPAVSDMLAADKAAKGQSAMSEVILLANLAEIAPENIQSARMRDYGRLQAALGFMNG